In one window of Candidatus Omnitrophota bacterium DNA:
- the yajC gene encoding preprotein translocase subunit YajC, whose product MFFETLLYAGTTAKQPGLQDFMPLIFIFVIFYFLLIRPQQKQAKEHLKMLGALKKGNKIVTSGGIIGIIESIEEKEIVISTGSNTNMRLTKNSVSSIYPAAGIKK is encoded by the coding sequence ATGTTTTTTGAGACTTTGTTATACGCCGGTACCACCGCGAAACAGCCCGGATTACAGGATTTTATGCCGCTGATATTCATATTCGTTATTTTCTATTTCCTTCTGATACGGCCCCAGCAGAAACAGGCGAAAGAACATCTGAAGATGCTCGGCGCCCTCAAGAAAGGGAATAAAATCGTCACATCCGGCGGGATCATCGGGATAATTGAGAGCATAGAAGAAAAAGAAATAGTCATCAGCACCGGAAGCAACACCAACATGCGACTGACAAAAAACTCCGTCAGCTCCATCTATCCGGCCGCTGGGATAAAAAAATGA
- the tgt gene encoding tRNA guanosine(34) transglycosylase Tgt, which translates to MKDFEITAKCGQARAGKLITPHGVIETPVFMPVGTQASIKGVPHDMLNCPVILSNAYYLYLKPGLEILKNSGGLHKFMNWNNSILTDSGGFQIFSLSSLFKIRKNGVEFRSKFDGSKHFLTPEEAVSFQFDIGSDIVMSLDRCMKYPSHRADIARAVETTCSWAEKGLNASNRYETGQKLFAITQGGTFSDLRRECTERLTELPFFGFAIGGLGVGEPLTLRQQHLAENLEMLPEAKPRYVMGMGPAPEIWDTVEMGADMMDCVLPTRNGRNAQAFTFSGKMNLRNSAFKNDPRPIDPECACHACSRYSRSYIHHLFNVREMLAQTLTSLHNISFMIDLMRLIRESIKKGTFPEEKKKFMKNWKGEN; encoded by the coding sequence ATGAAAGATTTTGAAATAACGGCAAAATGCGGGCAAGCGAGGGCTGGAAAGCTCATCACGCCGCACGGTGTGATCGAAACGCCGGTGTTCATGCCCGTGGGCACTCAGGCGAGCATAAAAGGCGTGCCGCATGACATGCTCAACTGCCCCGTCATCCTTTCAAACGCTTATTATCTCTATCTGAAACCCGGACTCGAAATACTGAAAAATTCCGGCGGCCTGCACAAATTCATGAACTGGAACAATTCCATCCTCACCGATTCCGGCGGCTTTCAGATATTCTCACTCTCCTCGCTTTTCAAAATAAGGAAAAATGGCGTGGAATTCCGCTCAAAGTTCGACGGCAGCAAACATTTCCTGACCCCCGAAGAAGCCGTTTCATTCCAGTTTGATATAGGAAGCGATATTGTGATGTCCCTGGACAGGTGTATGAAATACCCTTCCCACCGCGCAGATATCGCACGCGCGGTGGAGACGACCTGCTCATGGGCGGAAAAAGGCCTGAACGCCTCAAATCGTTATGAGACCGGACAGAAACTCTTCGCCATAACACAGGGGGGCACATTTTCGGATCTCAGGAGAGAATGTACTGAAAGACTCACCGAACTCCCTTTTTTCGGCTTTGCCATCGGCGGCCTCGGCGTGGGAGAACCTCTCACGCTGCGGCAGCAGCATCTCGCCGAGAACCTTGAAATGCTCCCGGAAGCGAAGCCCCGCTATGTCATGGGGATGGGCCCGGCCCCTGAGATATGGGACACGGTGGAGATGGGCGCGGACATGATGGACTGTGTTCTGCCGACGAGAAACGGAAGAAACGCCCAGGCCTTCACATTCTCCGGCAAGATGAATCTACGTAACAGCGCCTTCAAGAACGACCCCCGCCCCATAGACCCCGAATGCGCCTGCCACGCATGTTCAAGGTATTCGCGCAGCTACATACACCATCTTTTCAATGTCAGGGAAATGCTCGCCCAGACACTGACTTCTTTACACAACATATCTTTTATGATAGACTTGATGCGGCTTATCCGAGAATCCATAAAGAAAGGGACCTTCCCGGAAGAAAAGAAAAAATTCATGAAAAATTGGAAGGGGGAAAATTAA
- the rpmG gene encoding 50S ribosomal protein L33 produces MAVDLMTIALRCSECKMKNYFFRKNKKKKGAEKLELKKYCSTCKKHTVHKQAKV; encoded by the coding sequence ATGGCTGTAGATCTAATGACGATAGCTTTGCGCTGTTCCGAATGCAAAATGAAGAATTATTTTTTCAGGAAGAACAAGAAAAAGAAAGGCGCCGAAAAGCTTGAGTTAAAAAAATATTGCTCAACCTGCAAAAAGCACACAGTGCACAAGCAGGCGAAAGTTTAG
- a CDS encoding PD-(D/E)XK nuclease family protein, translating into MAKITFTEEDHSYRDENGNDYISVTQLISQNFEPFDAETIADRVRRYRNSRYYGWTKDEVLTFWDKITQTGCEVHSSIENYIKHRKKPEDESMLAAVNQFSALNFKGELMSETIVHDEELLVAGTIDIIEKQSDRYVIWDIKTGRKMNSGKLEKYSIQLEFYRHMLSKMEDAPVEIGGIIWLEDFINKQTDTKLKIAKTLNAEEAARTLMTKRLQELRSCC; encoded by the coding sequence ATGGCAAAAATAACTTTTACCGAGGAAGATCACAGTTATCGCGACGAGAACGGCAATGACTATATAAGCGTCACACAGCTGATCTCACAGAATTTTGAGCCGTTTGACGCCGAAACAATAGCTGACCGAGTTAGACGATACCGCAACAGCAGATATTACGGCTGGACCAAAGACGAGGTGCTGACTTTCTGGGATAAAATAACGCAGACCGGCTGCGAGGTACATTCTTCCATAGAAAATTATATCAAGCACCGCAAAAAGCCGGAAGATGAAAGCATGCTGGCCGCCGTCAATCAGTTCTCCGCGTTAAATTTTAAAGGAGAGCTCATGTCGGAAACGATCGTGCACGACGAAGAACTTCTTGTAGCCGGCACAATAGACATAATCGAAAAACAATCCGACCGCTATGTTATTTGGGACATCAAAACGGGCCGGAAGATGAATTCCGGCAAACTTGAGAAATATTCCATCCAGCTGGAATTTTACAGGCACATGCTGTCAAAAATGGAAGACGCGCCCGTTGAAATCGGCGGCATCATCTGGCTGGAAGATTTTATCAATAAACAGACTGATACAAAATTGAAAATAGCGAAAACGCTCAATGCCGAAGAGGCCGCGAGGACGCTGATGACTAAGCGCCTCCAAGAACTCCGGTCCTGCTGTTAA